From a region of the Geothrix sp. 21YS21S-2 genome:
- a CDS encoding peptidylprolyl isomerase, whose product MKAFLLAALLCAFPALAQAPDAPAKPRVRIVTSYGPLVVELEPALAPKTVANFLRYVQEGHFAGTVFHRVIPGFMIQGGGMLPDLTEKPVHEPIPNEAAATLQGGLKNTRGTIAMARTEDPGSATAQFYINTADNAMLDYKDATAAGAGYCAFGRVVAGMEAVDKIEKVNTIMRKGMQNVPEYAVRIKSAEVVAAP is encoded by the coding sequence ATGAAAGCCTTCCTCCTCGCCGCCCTTCTCTGCGCCTTCCCGGCCCTGGCCCAGGCCCCGGACGCGCCGGCCAAGCCCCGCGTCCGGATCGTCACCAGCTACGGTCCTCTCGTGGTGGAGCTCGAGCCCGCCCTGGCGCCCAAGACCGTCGCCAATTTCCTCCGGTACGTCCAGGAGGGCCACTTCGCCGGCACCGTCTTCCACCGGGTGATCCCCGGGTTCATGATCCAGGGCGGCGGCATGCTGCCGGACCTGACGGAAAAGCCCGTCCACGAGCCCATCCCCAACGAGGCGGCCGCGACCCTCCAGGGCGGCCTCAAGAACACACGGGGCACCATCGCCATGGCCCGCACCGAGGACCCGGGCTCGGCCACCGCGCAGTTCTACATCAACACCGCCGACAACGCCATGCTGGACTACAAGGACGCCACGGCGGCCGGCGCGGGCTACTGCGCCTTCGGGCGGGTGGTCGCGGGCATGGAGGCGGTGGACAAGATCGAGAAGGTGAACACCATCATGCGCAAGGGCATGCAGAACGTCCCTGAATACGCGGTGAGGATCAAGTCGGCCGAGGTGGTCGCCGCGCCATGA
- a CDS encoding 2Fe-2S iron-sulfur cluster-binding protein, with the protein MPTLKINDIEVKVEPGTLLLDACAQAGYPVPSYCYHSALTPVATCRMCLVEIKGQPKLATSCTTVAGDGQEVFTNSKAVADGRAGVMEFLLINHPLDCPICDQAGECKLQDYSYQYGSGDSRMVEPKRRYRYEDLGAKIVIDKNRCIHCTRCVRFTKEISGTGELIVANRGSELEVTTYSGRTMDENPLAGNVVDLCPVGALTSRDFRFNKRVWYLKPVPTISRHSPMANPIWADVDQNRLWRFRPRPQGTKLSTQFMLDAERLAWHRYDLDPATRLVTPLLGGAPAPAEAIAARLREAGSVAVAGQGTFGCDAAQRLGDLASSPDLRYGTGDRLEQVQFPALQLSGDGIFNRRGFSERGFRFGHLDELLARVRSGEVKAVVLLHDAEFSSRAETAKLAEILEAVPFSLLLEPIPSDLHGSARLPVATYLEESDFVINHEGELRRYQKALEPPRGVKTLPAWARELAGAIHGVNV; encoded by the coding sequence ATGCCGACACTTAAAATCAACGACATCGAGGTGAAGGTCGAGCCCGGGACCCTGCTCCTGGACGCGTGCGCCCAGGCCGGATACCCGGTGCCCAGCTACTGCTACCACTCCGCCCTGACGCCCGTGGCCACCTGCCGCATGTGCCTGGTGGAGATCAAGGGGCAGCCCAAGCTCGCCACATCCTGCACCACCGTGGCCGGGGACGGCCAGGAGGTCTTCACCAACTCCAAGGCCGTGGCCGACGGCAGGGCCGGAGTGATGGAGTTCCTGCTCATCAACCACCCCCTGGACTGCCCCATCTGCGACCAGGCCGGGGAATGCAAGCTCCAGGACTACAGCTACCAGTACGGCAGCGGCGACAGCCGCATGGTCGAGCCAAAGCGCCGCTACCGCTACGAGGACCTGGGCGCCAAGATCGTCATCGACAAGAACCGGTGCATCCACTGCACCCGTTGCGTGCGCTTCACCAAGGAGATCTCGGGCACGGGCGAGCTCATCGTGGCCAACCGGGGCTCGGAGCTGGAGGTCACCACCTACTCCGGGCGCACCATGGACGAGAACCCCCTGGCGGGCAACGTCGTGGACCTGTGCCCCGTGGGGGCGCTCACCAGCCGCGACTTCCGCTTCAACAAGCGCGTGTGGTACCTCAAGCCGGTGCCCACCATCAGCCGCCACTCCCCCATGGCCAACCCCATCTGGGCCGACGTGGACCAGAACCGCCTCTGGCGCTTCCGTCCCCGCCCCCAGGGGACGAAACTCTCCACCCAGTTCATGCTCGACGCCGAGCGCCTCGCCTGGCACCGCTACGACCTGGATCCCGCGACCCGCCTCGTCACGCCGCTCCTGGGCGGCGCGCCCGCCCCGGCCGAGGCCATCGCTGCGCGCCTTCGCGAGGCGGGCTCGGTGGCCGTGGCCGGCCAGGGCACCTTCGGCTGCGACGCCGCCCAGCGCCTGGGCGACCTCGCCTCCAGCCCCGACCTGCGCTACGGCACCGGCGACCGCCTGGAGCAGGTGCAGTTCCCCGCCCTGCAGCTCAGCGGCGACGGCATCTTCAATCGCCGCGGGTTCTCCGAGCGGGGCTTCCGCTTCGGTCACCTGGACGAGCTCCTGGCCCGGGTGAGGAGCGGCGAGGTGAAGGCCGTGGTCCTGCTCCACGACGCCGAGTTCTCCAGCCGCGCCGAGACCGCGAAGCTAGCCGAGATCCTGGAGGCCGTGCCCTTCAGCCTCCTCCTGGAGCCCATCCCTTCCGACCTGCACGGCTCCGCGCGCCTTCCGGTGGCCACCTACCTGGAGGAGAGCGACTTCGTGATCAACCACGAGGGCGAACTGCGCCGCTACCAGAAGGCCCTGGAACCTCCCAGGGGCGTCAAGACCCTCCCCGCCTGGGCCCGGGAACTGGCCGGCGCGATCCACGGAGTCAACGTCTAA
- a CDS encoding A24 family peptidase, which produces MPTFDFPTWFLSAMLAPFGLVLGSFANVLIHRLPQEAEADRDVVRRPSHCPSCKARIRPWHNIPLLGWLWLRGRCASCGWRIPVRYPLVELLGGIILAGSVWVFPFGTLIWLKGIVCGFALLVLFFTDITEFILPDAVQFPLMVLGILFTIPQLIWPLHLTSVWAPGLTILRVDTFANALQAAPCWSLMGQRVTWQDSLLGLAIGYGVPWALNLVYRLIRRTDGIGMGDFKMLAWLGAFWGWAPMLGILFGGALLGSAVGVPLLLMKKAKAQTMLPFGCGLALATPVVVFYGPALWMAYMGMVR; this is translated from the coding sequence ATGCCGACCTTCGATTTCCCCACGTGGTTCCTTTCGGCGATGCTGGCCCCCTTCGGGCTGGTGCTGGGTTCCTTCGCCAACGTGCTCATCCACCGCCTGCCCCAGGAGGCCGAGGCCGACCGGGACGTGGTCAGGCGCCCCAGCCACTGCCCCAGTTGCAAGGCCCGCATCCGCCCCTGGCACAACATCCCCCTCCTGGGCTGGCTGTGGCTGCGGGGCCGCTGCGCCAGCTGCGGCTGGCGGATCCCGGTGCGCTACCCTCTGGTGGAGCTCCTGGGCGGAATCATCCTGGCCGGATCGGTGTGGGTGTTCCCCTTCGGCACCCTCATCTGGCTCAAGGGGATCGTGTGCGGCTTCGCGCTCCTGGTGCTCTTCTTCACCGACATCACCGAGTTCATCCTGCCCGACGCGGTCCAGTTCCCGCTGATGGTCCTGGGGATCCTCTTCACGATCCCCCAGCTGATCTGGCCCCTGCACCTCACCTCCGTCTGGGCCCCCGGGCTCACCATCCTCCGCGTGGACACCTTCGCCAACGCCCTCCAGGCCGCCCCCTGCTGGAGCCTCATGGGCCAGCGCGTGACGTGGCAGGACAGCCTGCTGGGCCTGGCCATCGGGTACGGCGTGCCCTGGGCCCTCAACCTCGTCTACCGCCTCATCCGCAGGACCGACGGCATCGGCATGGGCGACTTCAAGATGCTGGCGTGGCTGGGGGCCTTCTGGGGCTGGGCGCCGATGCTGGGGATCCTGTTCGGGGGGGCACTCCTGGGGAGCGCCGTCGGGGTGCCGCTGCTGCTGATGAAAAAGGCCAAGGCCCAGACGATGCTGCCCTTCGGCTGCGGGCTGGCGCTGGCGACGCCGGTGGTGGTGTTCTACGGACCGGCGCTGTGGATGGCCTACATGGGGATGGTGCGCTAG
- a CDS encoding DUF6265 family protein produces MRLLPALLLATALAAQAPSLPRLAWLEGAWVGEADGVLQEETWSAPAQGNLQGMYRELKGGRILVMELLSFSEEADGPWLTMRHFGPGLKPREETPLRWRVAEAAPGRARFVNEPGGATLDYVRDGDTMRVRLEIPRKEGSRVETFVFRRKQS; encoded by the coding sequence ATGCGCCTCCTTCCCGCCCTCCTCCTCGCCACGGCCCTGGCCGCCCAGGCGCCCTCCCTGCCGCGCCTGGCGTGGCTGGAGGGCGCCTGGGTGGGCGAGGCGGACGGCGTCCTCCAGGAGGAGACCTGGAGCGCCCCGGCGCAGGGCAACCTCCAGGGCATGTACCGGGAGCTCAAGGGCGGCCGGATCCTGGTCATGGAGCTCCTCTCCTTCTCGGAGGAGGCCGACGGCCCCTGGCTCACCATGCGCCACTTCGGACCGGGCCTGAAGCCCCGGGAGGAAACCCCCCTGCGCTGGCGCGTGGCCGAGGCCGCCCCCGGCCGGGCGCGCTTCGTGAACGAACCCGGCGGCGCGACCCTGGACTACGTCCGGGACGGCGATACGATGCGGGTCCGGCTGGAGATCCCCCGCAAGGAGGGGAGCCGGGTGGAGACGTTCGTCTTCCGGCGGAAGCAAAGCTAG
- the purH gene encoding bifunctional phosphoribosylaminoimidazolecarboxamide formyltransferase/IMP cyclohydrolase: MATALISVYDKTGLLPLAKGLVNQGWDLLATGGTLKALADAGVPVREVADYTGAPEAFGGRVKTLHPRIHGGLLFRRDDPAHAADAERLGIGPIDLVVVNLYPFEATVARAGATAEECIEQIDIGGPSMLRSASKNHATVTVLTDPAQYGTFLAKLAEGTWSLEDRRACALAAFQRTAAYDAAISAWMASGALGEGLPERLSIGLEAKQTLRYGENPHQPAAFYVRPGAPEEGIAACRQLQGKELSFNNLLDSDAAARTVFQFAAPSCVIVKHNNPCGVGRGPHVLEAFLKAQAGDPVSSFGGIAAFNRPVGVEVAQAMVQSFWEVVMAPAFSPEALGLFAAKKQLRLLETPATWPLSAHGLDLRSIGGGFLVQRPDDAFTPVEQWQVKATGRGPKPLVEDMILAQTVAKAVKSNAIVLVRDGGTVGIGAGQMSRVDSVEIACRKAGDRARGSILGSDAFFPFADGLELAASHGVSAIIEPGGSLRDKDVIEAAQRLGVWLFFTGTRHFRH; the protein is encoded by the coding sequence ATGGCTACGGCTCTGATTTCGGTCTACGACAAGACGGGTCTCCTGCCCCTGGCCAAGGGCCTCGTGAACCAGGGCTGGGACCTCCTGGCCACCGGGGGCACCCTCAAGGCCCTCGCCGACGCCGGCGTGCCGGTGCGGGAGGTGGCCGACTACACCGGCGCTCCCGAGGCCTTCGGGGGCCGGGTGAAGACCCTCCACCCCAGGATCCACGGGGGCCTCCTGTTCCGCCGGGACGACCCGGCCCACGCGGCCGACGCGGAGCGCCTGGGCATCGGCCCCATCGACCTGGTGGTGGTGAACCTCTACCCCTTCGAGGCCACCGTGGCCCGGGCCGGGGCCACGGCGGAGGAGTGCATCGAGCAGATCGACATCGGCGGCCCCAGCATGCTCCGGTCCGCCTCCAAGAACCACGCCACCGTCACCGTCCTCACCGATCCCGCCCAGTACGGGACCTTCCTGGCGAAGCTGGCCGAAGGCACCTGGTCCCTGGAGGACCGCCGGGCCTGCGCCCTGGCCGCCTTCCAGCGCACCGCGGCCTACGATGCCGCCATCAGCGCCTGGATGGCCTCCGGCGCCCTCGGGGAGGGCCTGCCCGAGCGCCTCAGCATCGGCCTGGAGGCCAAGCAGACCCTCCGCTACGGCGAGAACCCCCACCAGCCCGCCGCCTTCTACGTGCGCCCCGGGGCCCCGGAGGAGGGCATCGCCGCCTGCCGCCAGCTCCAGGGCAAGGAGCTGAGCTTCAACAACCTCCTGGACTCGGACGCCGCGGCCCGCACCGTCTTCCAGTTCGCGGCCCCCTCCTGCGTCATCGTCAAGCACAACAACCCCTGCGGCGTGGGCCGCGGGCCCCACGTGCTCGAGGCCTTCCTGAAGGCCCAGGCGGGGGACCCCGTCTCCTCCTTCGGGGGCATCGCCGCCTTCAACCGCCCCGTGGGCGTGGAGGTGGCCCAGGCCATGGTCCAGAGCTTCTGGGAAGTGGTCATGGCCCCGGCCTTCTCCCCGGAGGCCCTCGGCCTCTTCGCCGCCAAGAAGCAGCTGCGGCTCCTGGAAACCCCCGCCACCTGGCCCCTTTCGGCCCACGGCCTGGACCTGCGCAGCATCGGCGGCGGCTTCCTGGTGCAGCGCCCCGACGACGCCTTCACCCCCGTCGAGCAGTGGCAGGTCAAGGCCACCGGCAGGGGCCCCAAGCCCCTGGTGGAGGACATGATCCTGGCCCAGACCGTGGCCAAGGCCGTCAAGTCCAACGCCATCGTCCTGGTGCGGGACGGAGGCACCGTGGGCATCGGCGCGGGCCAGATGAGCCGGGTGGACTCCGTGGAGATCGCCTGCCGCAAGGCCGGCGACCGCGCCAGGGGCTCCATCCTGGGCTCCGACGCCTTCTTCCCCTTCGCCGACGGCCTGGAACTGGCCGCCTCGCACGGGGTCTCCGCCATCATCGAACCCGGCGGCTCCCTGCGCGACAAGGACGTCATCGAGGCCGCCCAGCGCCTGGGGGTATGGCTCTTCTTCACCGGCACCCGGCATTTCCGTCACTAG
- a CDS encoding ferredoxin--NADP reductase: protein MKGFAMPDLNAKVTQRKDLAPGLMIIRVKPDGWELPPFKPGQFAVLGLPAEAPRSPGALPEEGRDAFPRRAYSIASSSLDRDFLEFYIVEVPGGALTPRLFALQEGDRLWLGPKLTGLFTLDQVAPGRNLAFIATGTGLAPYMSMLRTHLASEPDRKFAVVHGARYASDLGYRNELFHLERDHANFTYLPVLSRPESGWQGFRGHLQDFWAGGDLEKGWGLRPAPGDTDFFLCGNPGMVEAMLGILQAEGFREHTKKEPGQVHFEKYW, encoded by the coding sequence GTGAAAGGCTTCGCCATGCCGGACCTCAACGCCAAGGTCACCCAACGCAAGGATCTGGCGCCGGGCCTGATGATCATCCGGGTGAAGCCCGACGGCTGGGAGCTGCCCCCCTTCAAGCCCGGCCAGTTCGCGGTGCTGGGCCTGCCCGCCGAGGCCCCCCGGAGCCCGGGCGCCCTCCCCGAGGAGGGCAGGGACGCCTTCCCGCGGCGCGCCTATTCCATCGCGTCCTCCTCCCTGGACCGGGACTTCCTGGAGTTCTACATCGTGGAGGTGCCCGGCGGCGCGCTGACGCCGAGGCTCTTCGCGCTCCAGGAGGGCGACCGCCTTTGGCTGGGGCCCAAGCTCACCGGGCTGTTCACCCTGGACCAGGTGGCCCCCGGGCGGAACCTGGCCTTCATCGCCACCGGCACGGGCCTCGCCCCCTACATGTCCATGCTGCGCACGCACCTCGCCTCCGAGCCGGACCGGAAGTTCGCCGTGGTCCACGGCGCCCGCTACGCCAGCGACCTGGGCTACCGGAACGAGCTGTTCCACCTGGAGCGGGACCACGCGAACTTCACCTACCTGCCGGTCCTCTCCCGCCCGGAGTCCGGATGGCAGGGCTTCAGGGGCCACCTGCAGGACTTCTGGGCCGGCGGCGACCTGGAGAAGGGCTGGGGGCTCAGGCCCGCGCCCGGGGACACGGACTTCTTCCTCTGCGGGAACCCGGGGATGGTGGAGGCCATGCTGGGCATCCTGCAGGCGGAGGGCTTCCGGGAGCACACGAAGAAAGAGCCGGGACAGGTCCATTTCGAAAAGTACTGGTGA
- the lpdA gene encoding dihydrolipoyl dehydrogenase, protein MAQFDLIVIGSGPGGYIAAIRGAQLGLATAIVEKDPAGLGGTCLRRGCIPAKTWLETAHRYDQMSDLAEYGIGGVDVSALRADLAAIVKRKNRIVMKNGKGVEFLMKKNKVTVLKGAGRLLGGGKVDVAGETHEARKIILATGSVPKELPGMETDGVRVVNSDHLMDMTELPSHLVILGAGAIGVEFASVFARLGSKVTLVEFMDRILPIEDAAMGEELAKILAKKDKIDVRVKTKIASIERFPDKVVCRLEGDKGGVVECSHLLVAVGRGPVTAGVGLEATKAVVDRGFVEVDAFLATAEPGLYAIGDIVRTPMLAHVASDEGIVAAEHAAKELGRDAHPHPINYDRVPSVTYCDPEVGCIGLTEAQARDKGYDVQVGSFPFMPLAKANIIGEPHGFVKIVADKTYGEILGIHIVGPKATELVASSLALLGGEFTVDELINTMYPHPTLNEAFPEAARAVYGRALNA, encoded by the coding sequence ATGGCCCAATTCGACCTCATCGTCATCGGTTCCGGCCCCGGAGGCTACATCGCGGCCATCCGCGGCGCCCAGCTCGGGCTGGCCACCGCCATCGTGGAAAAGGATCCCGCGGGCCTGGGGGGCACCTGCCTGCGCCGGGGCTGCATTCCCGCAAAGACCTGGCTGGAGACGGCCCACCGGTACGACCAGATGTCCGACCTCGCCGAGTACGGCATCGGCGGCGTGGACGTCTCGGCCCTCAGGGCCGACCTTGCCGCCATCGTGAAGCGCAAGAACCGCATCGTCATGAAGAACGGCAAGGGCGTCGAGTTCCTCATGAAGAAGAACAAGGTCACCGTGCTCAAGGGCGCCGGCAGGCTCCTGGGCGGCGGGAAGGTGGACGTGGCGGGGGAGACGCACGAGGCCCGGAAGATCATCCTGGCCACGGGCTCCGTGCCCAAGGAACTCCCCGGCATGGAGACCGACGGCGTGCGCGTGGTGAACAGCGACCACCTCATGGACATGACCGAGCTGCCCAGCCACCTCGTGATCCTGGGCGCGGGCGCCATCGGCGTGGAGTTCGCCTCGGTCTTCGCGCGGCTGGGCTCCAAGGTGACGCTGGTGGAGTTCATGGACCGGATCCTGCCCATCGAGGACGCCGCCATGGGCGAGGAGCTGGCGAAGATCCTGGCCAAGAAGGACAAGATCGACGTTCGGGTGAAGACGAAGATCGCCTCCATCGAGCGCTTCCCCGACAAGGTCGTCTGCCGCCTGGAGGGCGACAAGGGCGGCGTGGTGGAATGCAGCCACCTGCTGGTGGCCGTGGGCCGCGGCCCGGTCACCGCCGGCGTGGGCCTCGAAGCCACCAAGGCCGTGGTGGACCGCGGCTTCGTGGAGGTGGACGCCTTCCTCGCCACCGCCGAGCCCGGCCTCTACGCCATCGGCGACATCGTGCGCACCCCCATGCTGGCCCACGTGGCCTCCGACGAGGGCATCGTCGCCGCCGAGCACGCCGCGAAGGAACTGGGCAGGGACGCGCACCCCCACCCCATCAACTACGACCGGGTGCCCAGCGTCACCTACTGCGACCCCGAGGTGGGCTGCATCGGCCTCACCGAGGCCCAGGCCCGGGACAAGGGCTACGACGTCCAGGTGGGCTCCTTCCCCTTCATGCCTCTGGCCAAGGCCAACATCATCGGCGAGCCCCACGGCTTCGTGAAGATCGTGGCCGATAAGACGTACGGCGAGATCCTCGGCATCCACATCGTCGGCCCCAAGGCCACGGAACTGGTGGCCTCGAGCCTCGCGCTGCTGGGCGGCGAATTCACCGTGGACGAGCTCATCAACACGATGTACCCCCACCCCACCCTCAACGAGGCCTTCCCCGAGGCGGCCCGCGCCGTGTACGGCCGGGCCCTGAACGCCTAG
- the alaS gene encoding alanine--tRNA ligase, with the protein MKTSELRQRFLDYFASRGHRVVASSSVVGPADDPTVMWTNAGMVQFKDLFLGKEKRDYTRAATSQKCLRAGGKHNDLDQVGFTARHHTFFEMLGNFSFGDYFKADAIAYAWELVTGPVDKGCLGLDASRLWVSVFEGADGVPADDEAREMWAKAGVPRDHILAFGKKDNFWQMGDTGPCGPCSEIHYDRGPQYAGDDLPNGEGDRVMEIWNLVFMQYDRDAQGNLKPLPRPSIDTGMGLERVASILQGVDSNYEIDLFRPIFEAIWKRAKVDPAQRAETTNRTASQVIADHIRAATFMVYDGVVPSNEGRGYVLRKIIRRALRFGRKLGIEGRFFAELAPSVFAAMGDAYPELEGELSRIAKTLAREENQFSLTLTTGLKQLESLNTASGAIPGTEIFKLYDTFGFPVDLVEDWCRERGLACDLEGFNAALREQKAKGRAAMKVHDIRLGGDLAALADLRATAFLGYDVTEAQGKVVALFDAGSRRVKELTGTGFVLLDHTPFYAMSGGQVGDTGVLRADGVTCQVTDTTAPAPRRHLHHVAVSGSRALREGETVLATVDAERRARIRAHHTATHLLHAALRDVLGTHVKQAGSVVDADRLRFDFNHFAPLEPDQVLEIERLVNEQTLGAYRTTSQVMPIEEALAAGAMALFGEKYGDTVRVVSVPGFSRELCGGTHVANTGEIGLVKIVSEGAVAAGVRRLEAVAGAAALHRLQEDEHLLGALARQVNTPREALGGVIAAKEARIHELERELKEAKLKAAGSGGAAEQVEQVGGRTVVTLSVEGIDGPALREMMDQVRTRHRSAVIALASRLAEDKLAILVSVSLDLVGGADAGALLKAMAPFVDGRGGGKKELAQGGGTKPQGLPEAFAALRAALA; encoded by the coding sequence ATGAAAACCTCCGAACTCCGACAGCGCTTCCTGGACTATTTCGCCTCCCGCGGCCACCGCGTGGTCGCCTCCAGTTCCGTGGTGGGCCCCGCCGACGATCCCACCGTGATGTGGACCAACGCCGGCATGGTCCAGTTCAAGGACCTCTTCCTGGGCAAGGAGAAGCGCGACTACACCCGGGCCGCCACCTCCCAGAAGTGCCTGCGGGCCGGGGGCAAGCACAACGACCTGGACCAGGTGGGCTTCACCGCCCGCCACCACACGTTCTTCGAGATGCTCGGCAACTTCAGCTTCGGCGACTACTTCAAGGCCGACGCCATCGCCTACGCCTGGGAACTGGTCACGGGGCCCGTCGACAAGGGCTGCCTGGGCCTGGACGCCTCGCGCCTCTGGGTATCCGTCTTCGAAGGCGCCGACGGCGTCCCCGCCGACGACGAGGCCCGGGAGATGTGGGCCAAGGCGGGCGTGCCCCGCGACCACATCCTGGCCTTCGGCAAGAAGGACAACTTCTGGCAGATGGGCGACACCGGCCCTTGCGGCCCGTGCAGCGAGATCCACTACGACCGCGGACCCCAGTACGCCGGCGACGACCTCCCCAACGGCGAGGGCGACCGGGTCATGGAGATCTGGAACCTCGTCTTCATGCAGTACGACCGCGACGCCCAGGGCAACCTCAAGCCCCTGCCGCGGCCCAGCATCGACACGGGCATGGGCCTCGAGCGCGTGGCCTCCATCCTCCAGGGCGTGGACAGCAACTACGAGATCGACCTGTTCAGGCCCATCTTCGAGGCCATCTGGAAGCGCGCCAAGGTCGATCCCGCCCAGCGCGCCGAGACCACCAACCGCACCGCGAGCCAGGTCATCGCCGACCACATCCGCGCCGCCACCTTCATGGTCTACGACGGCGTGGTGCCCAGCAACGAGGGCCGCGGCTACGTGCTGCGCAAGATCATCCGCCGGGCGCTGCGCTTCGGCCGCAAGCTGGGCATCGAGGGCCGCTTTTTCGCCGAACTCGCGCCTTCCGTCTTCGCCGCCATGGGCGACGCCTACCCCGAGCTGGAAGGGGAGCTGAGCCGCATCGCCAAGACCCTCGCCCGCGAGGAGAACCAGTTCAGCCTCACCCTCACCACCGGCCTCAAGCAGCTGGAATCGCTCAACACCGCCTCCGGCGCCATCCCCGGCACCGAGATCTTCAAGCTCTACGACACCTTCGGCTTCCCGGTGGACCTGGTGGAGGACTGGTGCCGGGAGCGGGGGCTGGCCTGCGACCTGGAAGGCTTCAACGCCGCCCTGCGCGAGCAGAAGGCCAAGGGCCGCGCGGCCATGAAGGTGCATGACATCCGCCTGGGCGGGGACCTCGCCGCCCTGGCCGACCTGCGCGCCACGGCCTTCCTGGGCTACGACGTCACCGAGGCCCAGGGCAAGGTGGTGGCCCTCTTCGACGCCGGGAGCCGGCGCGTGAAGGAGCTCACCGGCACGGGCTTCGTCCTGCTGGACCACACCCCCTTCTACGCCATGAGCGGCGGGCAGGTGGGGGACACCGGCGTCCTGCGGGCCGACGGAGTCACCTGCCAGGTCACCGATACCACGGCGCCGGCCCCCCGCCGCCACCTCCACCACGTGGCGGTCTCCGGCAGCCGGGCCCTGCGCGAGGGCGAGACGGTCCTGGCCACCGTGGACGCCGAGCGCCGCGCCCGCATCCGGGCCCACCACACCGCCACGCACCTGCTCCACGCCGCCCTGCGCGACGTGCTGGGCACCCACGTGAAGCAGGCCGGTTCCGTGGTGGACGCCGATCGCCTCCGCTTCGACTTCAACCACTTCGCCCCCCTGGAGCCCGACCAGGTGCTGGAGATCGAGCGCCTCGTCAACGAGCAGACCCTGGGCGCCTACCGCACCACCAGCCAGGTCATGCCCATCGAGGAGGCCCTGGCCGCCGGCGCCATGGCGCTGTTCGGCGAGAAGTACGGCGACACCGTGCGGGTCGTCTCGGTGCCCGGGTTCTCCCGGGAGCTGTGCGGCGGCACCCACGTCGCCAACACCGGCGAGATCGGCCTGGTGAAGATCGTCAGCGAAGGCGCCGTTGCCGCCGGCGTGCGCCGCCTGGAGGCCGTGGCCGGCGCCGCGGCCCTGCACCGCCTCCAGGAGGACGAGCACCTCCTGGGCGCCCTGGCCCGCCAGGTGAACACCCCCCGCGAGGCCCTGGGCGGCGTCATCGCCGCCAAGGAGGCCCGCATCCACGAGCTGGAGCGGGAGCTGAAGGAAGCCAAGCTCAAGGCCGCCGGCTCCGGCGGCGCCGCCGAGCAGGTGGAGCAGGTGGGAGGCCGCACCGTGGTCACCCTTTCCGTGGAGGGCATCGACGGTCCCGCCCTGCGCGAGATGATGGACCAGGTGCGCACCCGCCACCGCAGCGCCGTCATCGCCCTGGCGTCCAGGCTCGCCGAGGACAAGCTGGCCATCCTGGTGAGCGTGTCCCTGGACCTGGTGGGCGGCGCCGACGCCGGCGCCCTCCTGAAGGCCATGGCCCCCTTCGTGGACGGCCGCGGCGGCGGCAAGAAGGAACTGGCCCAGGGCGGCGGCACGAAGCCCCAGGGCCTGCCCGAAGCCTTCGCCGCCCTCAGGGCCGCCCTGGCCTAG
- a CDS encoding 1-acyl-sn-glycerol-3-phosphate acyltransferase, with amino-acid sequence MKRPFLKPFLVLMYAFLMLFVFTVAGFLMAAFMGGRRAMGRVAQIYFAHMGRIWGVRHEVDGWEDLPEDIREGRQPVIYIANHTSYLDAMMLTCNLPNHPVYLAKIEMLLIPVLGPACWMGGCIFINRRNRPKAIASLKRAARLIHDGATVAAFPEGTRTRDGELLPFKKGVFNLAQDADVPLVPLGLTGGFGMLPAGGWRVTPGTFRIHVGRPIHPSAFEDLDLLRETAREAVKALVAKG; translated from the coding sequence ATGAAAAGGCCTTTCCTCAAGCCCTTCCTGGTGCTGATGTACGCCTTCCTGATGCTCTTCGTTTTCACGGTGGCGGGCTTCCTGATGGCGGCCTTCATGGGCGGCCGCCGGGCCATGGGCAGGGTGGCCCAGATCTACTTCGCCCACATGGGCCGGATCTGGGGGGTGCGCCACGAGGTCGACGGGTGGGAGGACCTGCCCGAGGACATCCGGGAGGGGCGCCAGCCGGTGATCTACATCGCCAACCACACGTCCTACCTGGACGCCATGATGCTGACCTGCAACCTGCCGAACCATCCGGTGTACCTCGCCAAGATCGAGATGCTGCTCATCCCTGTGCTGGGCCCGGCCTGCTGGATGGGCGGGTGCATCTTCATCAACCGCCGCAACCGGCCCAAGGCCATCGCGTCCCTCAAGCGCGCCGCGCGCCTCATCCACGACGGGGCCACCGTCGCCGCCTTCCCCGAGGGCACCCGCACCCGGGACGGGGAGCTGCTGCCCTTCAAGAAGGGAGTCTTCAACCTCGCCCAGGACGCCGACGTCCCCCTGGTGCCCCTGGGCCTCACGGGCGGCTTCGGGATGCTCCCCGCGGGCGGATGGCGGGTGACCCCGGGCACCTTCCGCATCCACGTGGGCCGGCCCATCCATCCCTCCGCTTTTGAGGACCTGGACCTCCTCAGGGAGACGGCCCGGGAAGCCGTGAAAGCGCTGGTGGCCAAAGGGTAG